One part of the Bacillus sp. FJAT-45350 genome encodes these proteins:
- a CDS encoding B12-binding domain-containing radical SAM protein → MKTVITTLNAKYIHTCLALRCLKAYAEPDFPVEMVEFTIKDPVMNIVSDIYSRNPDVVGFSCYIWNIEETIKVIDMLKKVKPSMKIVLGGPEVSYDTAFWLERVPAVDFIVIGEGEVTFKALLEEIQGEQNYSNVPGIGLKIDNEVVINPHSTKPELKDYPTPYRFQEDIDGLGKRVTYFETSRGCPFSCQFCLSSIEVGVRYFDINQVKSDILYLIENGAKLIKFVDRTFNINRDFALDMFQFLIDNHSGCVFQFEITADIMRPEVLEFLNTHAPPGIFRFEVGVQSTNDATNELVKRKQNFEKLSRTVTMVKEGGKIDQHLDLIAGLPEEDYDSFRKTFNDVFALQPEELQLGFLKMLRGTGVRLRAEDHNYIYMENSPYEILGNNVLSFSDIVRIKRVEDVLEKYWNDHRMDETIHYLVEKEFESPFDFFQLFGDYWEEQGWSRIGHQLEDLFRRLSQFLQTQSSLDHDVAKSLMIYDFFKNQKHKPRKTWWTFSLSKDEQSRFLKELAENPLAISTEFANLQLTEKELHKHTMVEVLPIDIESYLNTETITRKEILLVAYFSPKDGKVSIFSRPAN, encoded by the coding sequence GTGAAAACAGTAATTACAACATTAAATGCAAAATATATTCATACATGTCTGGCTTTACGTTGTCTAAAAGCATATGCAGAGCCTGATTTTCCTGTAGAAATGGTTGAATTTACAATTAAGGACCCTGTAATGAACATCGTTTCTGATATATATAGTAGAAACCCTGATGTAGTAGGCTTTAGCTGTTATATTTGGAACATTGAAGAGACAATTAAAGTAATTGATATGCTAAAAAAAGTTAAACCTTCAATGAAAATTGTCTTAGGTGGTCCAGAAGTGTCATACGATACAGCTTTTTGGTTAGAGCGTGTTCCAGCTGTTGATTTTATCGTAATAGGTGAAGGTGAAGTCACATTTAAAGCTCTATTAGAAGAAATTCAAGGTGAACAGAACTATTCAAACGTCCCTGGTATTGGGCTTAAAATCGACAATGAGGTCGTTATTAACCCACATAGCACAAAGCCGGAATTAAAAGATTACCCAACTCCTTATCGTTTCCAAGAGGATATAGATGGTCTTGGAAAGAGAGTTACGTACTTTGAAACTAGTCGTGGCTGTCCGTTCAGCTGTCAATTTTGTCTTTCTTCTATCGAAGTAGGGGTTCGCTATTTTGATATCAACCAAGTCAAATCTGATATTCTTTATTTAATAGAAAACGGAGCAAAATTAATTAAATTTGTTGACCGTACTTTCAATATCAATCGTGACTTTGCCCTTGATATGTTCCAATTTTTAATTGATAACCATAGTGGCTGTGTTTTTCAATTCGAAATAACTGCAGACATTATGAGACCTGAAGTACTCGAATTCTTAAATACTCATGCTCCACCTGGAATTTTCCGATTTGAAGTAGGAGTTCAATCAACTAATGATGCTACGAATGAGTTAGTGAAAAGAAAGCAAAATTTTGAAAAGCTCTCACGTACTGTAACAATGGTCAAAGAGGGTGGAAAAATTGACCAACATTTAGATCTAATTGCTGGTTTACCAGAGGAAGATTATGATTCATTTAGAAAAACATTTAATGATGTGTTTGCTCTACAACCTGAAGAATTACAGCTAGGCTTCTTAAAAATGCTACGTGGGACTGGTGTTCGTCTTCGTGCTGAAGACCACAACTATATTTACATGGAAAACTCTCCGTACGAAATTCTAGGAAACAATGTATTATCATTTTCTGATATTGTTCGAATTAAGCGAGTAGAAGATGTTCTTGAAAAGTATTGGAATGATCACCGAATGGATGAAACGATTCACTATTTAGTTGAAAAAGAATTCGAATCTCCATTTGATTTCTTTCAGTTATTTGGAGACTACTGGGAAGAACAAGGTTGGTCTAGAATTGGCCATCAATTAGAAGACTTATTTAGACGTTTATCACAGTTTCTTCAAACTCAGTCTTCTCTAGACCATGATGTCGCAAAAAGCTTAATGATTTATGATTTCTTTAAAAATCAAAAGCATAAGCCACGTAAAACTTGGTGGACTTTTTCACTATCTAAAGATGAACAATCACGTTTCTTAAAAGAGTTAGCTGAAAACCCACTAGCTATCTCAACGGAGTTTGCAAATTTACAATTAACTGAAAAAGAACTTCATAAGCATACAATGGTTGAAGTCCTTCCAATCGATATAGAAAGCTATCTAAATACTGAAACCATTACGAGAAAAGAGATATTATTAGTGGCATACTTCTCCCCTAAAGATGGGAAAGTTTCTATTTTTTCACGACCAGCTAACTAA
- a CDS encoding ABC transporter substrate-binding protein — translation MKKWKKILGLAIVSVMALTACGTEDAGTPAEEEAPDSTEESPATQEEQQVFAIGATQIVEHPSLDAAFEGFKAAIADAGLEATYDFQSAQGDQNNNNTIAQKFVADNVDLIFANSTPSALGALNVTDDIPIIFTSVTDPVGSGLVSAMNEAPGANITGVSDLHPESIQKTIDFIDKNFEGSKVGLIYNSGEQNSVTQTESVEAAVEGTSLEVVKRTVSTSAEVQQAAESLVGNADVFFVVTDNTVVSALEVVIGVANDYGIPLVVGEPDSLKRGGFATYGIDYYTIGYRAGEMAAAVLKGEKSPGEIGAEFPPDMQLFINKEAAELQGVEWNDEWEQLAEFLETETE, via the coding sequence ATGAAAAAGTGGAAAAAGATTCTTGGACTTGCAATCGTAAGTGTAATGGCTTTAACTGCCTGTGGTACAGAGGATGCAGGAACACCTGCAGAGGAAGAAGCTCCGGATTCTACTGAAGAATCGCCGGCTACACAAGAGGAGCAACAAGTATTTGCTATTGGGGCTACACAAATTGTGGAACATCCATCACTAGATGCGGCCTTTGAAGGGTTTAAAGCTGCTATAGCTGATGCTGGACTTGAGGCTACATATGATTTTCAAAGTGCTCAAGGCGACCAAAATAATAACAACACAATTGCTCAAAAATTTGTAGCAGATAATGTGGATTTAATTTTCGCTAACTCTACCCCAAGTGCATTAGGTGCACTAAATGTAACTGATGATATTCCTATTATCTTTACATCTGTTACTGATCCTGTAGGTTCTGGACTTGTTTCTGCTATGAACGAAGCTCCAGGTGCAAATATTACAGGCGTAAGTGATTTACATCCAGAGTCAATTCAAAAAACAATTGATTTCATTGATAAAAACTTCGAAGGTTCTAAGGTTGGTTTGATTTACAATTCAGGGGAACAAAACTCTGTTACACAAACTGAAAGTGTTGAGGCTGCTGTTGAGGGAACATCTCTTGAAGTTGTAAAACGTACTGTTTCAACTTCAGCTGAAGTTCAACAAGCTGCTGAATCGTTAGTTGGTAATGCTGATGTGTTCTTCGTAGTAACTGATAACACTGTTGTATCTGCTTTAGAAGTAGTAATCGGTGTAGCAAACGATTACGGTATTCCATTAGTAGTAGGTGAGCCAGATTCTCTTAAACGTGGTGGTTTTGCAACGTATGGTATTGATTACTACACTATTGGTTACCGTGCTGGGGAAATGGCTGCAGCGGTATTAAAAGGTGAAAAGTCTCCAGGTGAGATCGGGGCAGAGTTCCCACCAGATATGCAATTATTTATCAACAAGGAAGCTGCTGAGCTTCAAGGTGTTGAATGGAATGACGAGTGGGAACAATTAGCTGAATTTCTAGAAACTGAAACAGAATAA
- a CDS encoding ABC transporter permease, with protein sequence MFISIFGSIESGIIYAIMALGVYLSFRILDFPDLTVDGSFVTGAAVAAMLIISGYPPIIATLLAVVAGFLAGCVTGILHTKGKINPLLSGILMMIALYSINLRIMGRPNLPLLSETTIFKQLTQIWQTLPFDGWLNSFLMLFGLTHVPRTWVILIFATIVTLLIKFLTDYFLKTEVGLALRATGDNQKMIRSFSANTDWLIILGLGISNAFVALSGALIAQYGGFADVGMGIGMIIIGLASVIIGEALFGTKTIVRTTLAVIGGAIIYRIVVTLALRVEFLETGDMKLITALIVIAALVTPKVIDARRDKKRKQRKRALLSGMSSGNNGDGGKSNATT encoded by the coding sequence ATGTTTATTTCTATATTTGGTTCAATTGAATCTGGTATTATCTATGCAATTATGGCACTAGGAGTGTACCTCTCCTTTCGAATTCTTGACTTTCCCGACTTAACGGTTGACGGGAGCTTTGTGACAGGGGCAGCAGTTGCTGCAATGCTTATTATTAGCGGTTACCCTCCGATTATTGCTACGTTATTAGCAGTTGTTGCAGGTTTCCTTGCTGGTTGTGTCACAGGGATACTCCATACTAAGGGTAAGATAAACCCTTTACTATCAGGTATTTTAATGATGATTGCATTGTACTCTATTAATCTAAGAATAATGGGTCGACCTAACTTGCCATTATTAAGCGAAACGACGATTTTCAAGCAGTTAACTCAAATTTGGCAAACGCTTCCATTTGATGGATGGCTCAATTCTTTCCTAATGTTATTCGGCTTGACTCATGTTCCACGTACATGGGTAATCTTAATTTTTGCTACAATTGTCACATTACTTATTAAATTCTTAACTGACTATTTCTTAAAAACAGAAGTCGGACTTGCGCTACGTGCAACAGGGGATAACCAGAAAATGATTCGTAGCTTCTCTGCTAATACAGATTGGTTAATTATCTTAGGTCTAGGTATATCAAATGCTTTTGTGGCACTATCAGGGGCCCTCATTGCCCAATACGGTGGATTTGCTGATGTAGGTATGGGTATTGGTATGATTATTATTGGTTTAGCTTCAGTTATTATTGGTGAAGCTCTATTTGGAACAAAGACAATTGTTAGGACAACGCTTGCTGTAATTGGCGGTGCAATAATTTACCGTATTGTTGTAACTCTTGCTCTGCGTGTAGAGTTTTTAGAAACGGGAGATATGAAGTTAATTACCGCTCTTATTGTTATTGCAGCATTAGTAACACCAAAAGTCATTGATGCAAGAAGAGACAAGAAGAGAAAACAGAGGAAGCGAGCTCTTTTATCGGGAATGTCTAGTGGAAATAACGGTGATGGAGGGAAGTCTAATGCTACAACTTGA
- a CDS encoding ABC transporter ATP-binding protein yields the protein MLQLDNISITFNEGTLDEKKALQQANLKLAHGDFITVIGSNGAGKSTLMNTISGTIMPDVGDVLIDEKNVTHLPEYKRSTYIGRVFQDPMAGTAPTMTIAENLAMAYSRNKKRTFKVGVNKQRKEMFREYLETLNLGLEDRLTAKVGLLSGGERQALSLLMATFTEPKILLLDEHTAALDPSRAELITKITGEVVKKFNLTTLMVTHNMQQALDLGNRLIMMDKGQIIFDVKGEEKQKLTIEKLLQEFQRIRGKKIESDKAVLG from the coding sequence ATGCTACAACTTGACAATATTAGTATTACATTTAATGAAGGAACTCTAGATGAAAAGAAAGCATTACAACAAGCTAACCTAAAATTAGCTCATGGTGACTTCATTACTGTTATAGGTAGTAATGGTGCTGGTAAGTCAACTCTGATGAATACTATTTCTGGTACGATTATGCCTGATGTAGGAGATGTTCTAATTGATGAAAAAAATGTAACGCATTTACCTGAATATAAGCGTTCAACTTATATTGGTAGGGTATTTCAGGACCCCATGGCTGGTACAGCACCGACTATGACAATAGCAGAAAACCTAGCAATGGCTTATTCTAGAAATAAGAAAAGAACATTTAAGGTTGGGGTAAATAAACAACGAAAAGAAATGTTCCGTGAATATCTAGAAACGTTAAATCTAGGTCTAGAAGACCGTTTGACTGCTAAGGTTGGATTACTATCTGGGGGAGAGCGCCAAGCTCTATCTCTATTAATGGCAACATTTACTGAACCGAAAATCCTACTATTAGATGAGCATACTGCAGCACTAGATCCATCTCGTGCTGAGTTGATCACAAAAATTACAGGGGAAGTAGTAAAGAAATTTAACTTAACTACGCTAATGGTTACACACAATATGCAACAGGCTTTAGACCTTGGAAATCGATTAATTATGATGGATAAAGGACAAATTATTTTTGATGTAAAAGGTGAAGAGAAGCAAAAGCTAACAATCGAAAAGCTTCTACAAGAATTCCAACGAATCCGTGGAAAGAAAATAGAAAGTGATAAGGCTGTATTAGGATAA
- a CDS encoding fumarylacetoacetate hydrolase family protein: protein MRFVSFKLGEVESYGVLTDDKEKIVDIRQAQFQMKREVNLPDTLLGCIEMGNTFINEVSKVMNWTKEQLENNFIYDCSDEKINVLAPIQKPRKNIFCVGKNYAAHAIEMGSEKDIPDAPIIFSKAPTTVIGTEQAIQRHADVTDELDYEGEIAVIIGKKGKAIKKEEAYDYLFGYTLINDVTARDLQRRHKQFLLGKSMDSSCPMGPWITHRSLVEDGANLHIETKVNGELRQQGNTAQFIFDIPTIISTISQGTTLEPGDIIATGTPAGVGSGFTPPKFLNEGDSVEIKVDELGVLRNVIK from the coding sequence ATGCGTTTTGTTTCGTTTAAATTAGGTGAAGTAGAAAGTTACGGTGTACTAACAGATGATAAGGAAAAAATCGTTGATATTAGGCAAGCACAGTTTCAGATGAAAAGAGAAGTAAATCTACCAGACACTTTATTAGGTTGTATAGAGATGGGGAATACATTTATCAATGAAGTCTCAAAAGTAATGAACTGGACGAAGGAACAGCTAGAAAATAACTTTATTTATGATTGTAGTGATGAAAAAATTAACGTATTAGCTCCTATTCAAAAGCCTCGCAAAAATATCTTTTGTGTAGGGAAAAACTATGCAGCACATGCAATTGAAATGGGGAGTGAAAAGGATATCCCTGATGCACCGATTATCTTTTCAAAAGCTCCAACAACTGTGATTGGTACGGAGCAAGCGATTCAACGTCATGCAGATGTGACGGATGAGCTTGATTATGAAGGTGAAATTGCAGTTATCATTGGTAAGAAGGGGAAAGCAATTAAGAAGGAAGAGGCCTATGATTACTTGTTTGGTTATACGCTTATAAATGATGTGACTGCTCGAGACTTACAACGGCGACACAAGCAATTTTTATTAGGAAAAAGTATGGATAGTTCTTGCCCCATGGGACCTTGGATTACACATAGAAGCCTTGTAGAGGATGGAGCTAATTTACATATAGAAACAAAGGTAAATGGTGAATTGAGACAACAAGGCAATACTGCTCAATTTATTTTTGACATCCCAACGATTATTTCAACTATTTCTCAAGGGACAACACTTGAACCAGGGGATATCATTGCTACGGGTACACCTGCAGGAGTTGGAAGTGGATTTACACCACCTAAATTCCTAAATGAAGGAGACAGTGTAGAGATAAAAGTTGATGAATTAGGGGTATTACGAAATGTAATTAAGTAG
- a CDS encoding KamA family radical SAM protein, with product MAQPKYIMNIDKIKDIPEAERERLKKITDKFVFRVNEYYLNLIDWNDPNDPIRKLVIPNEGELSEYGRWDASDEDTNYVAPGCQHKYKTTALLIVSEVCGAYCRYCFRKRLFRNDVKEAMSDVEPGLEYIERTPEINNVLLTGGDSLILATKKLKYIIERLRAIDHVKIIRLGSKMPVFNPMRIYEDEELLQLIRENSTPEKRIYVMAHINHPVEITPEAKKGFQALHDAGAIVVNQTPVLKGINDDPNVLGELLDKLSWAGVTPYYFFINRPVAGNNDFVLSLEEAYNIVEQAKGKTSGLGKRVRLSMSHTSGKIEILAIEDGKAYLKYHQSRDNEYGKFMVLDCPKDAAWFDDLPGNEQYWTPPQKKTDQVVSVNELPDVPQKKTDKTVVTSK from the coding sequence ATGGCGCAGCCAAAATACATCATGAACATTGATAAGATTAAAGACATTCCAGAGGCTGAACGTGAAAGATTAAAAAAGATTACTGATAAGTTTGTATTCCGAGTAAATGAATACTATTTAAACCTCATTGATTGGAACGATCCGAACGATCCTATACGTAAATTAGTAATTCCAAACGAAGGTGAATTGAGCGAGTATGGGCGCTGGGATGCTTCCGATGAAGACACGAACTATGTTGCTCCTGGTTGTCAGCACAAATATAAGACAACAGCTCTTCTAATTGTTTCAGAAGTATGTGGAGCATACTGTAGATACTGTTTCCGCAAACGTCTATTCCGTAACGATGTTAAAGAAGCGATGTCTGACGTAGAACCAGGCCTAGAGTACATTGAGCGTACACCTGAAATTAACAACGTATTATTAACAGGTGGAGATTCTCTTATTCTAGCAACGAAAAAATTAAAATATATTATTGAAAGACTACGTGCAATTGACCATGTAAAAATTATTCGACTTGGTTCAAAAATGCCTGTATTTAATCCAATGCGAATCTATGAAGATGAAGAACTTCTTCAACTAATTCGTGAAAACTCTACTCCAGAAAAACGAATTTATGTAATGGCACATATAAATCACCCAGTAGAAATAACTCCTGAAGCAAAGAAAGGCTTCCAAGCTTTACATGATGCAGGAGCAATTGTTGTCAATCAAACACCAGTACTTAAAGGAATCAATGATGATCCGAATGTACTAGGAGAATTACTTGACAAGCTTTCATGGGCAGGAGTTACGCCTTACTACTTCTTCATTAATAGACCAGTTGCTGGAAACAATGACTTTGTACTTTCACTTGAGGAAGCATATAACATTGTTGAACAAGCAAAAGGAAAAACTTCAGGTCTTGGTAAGCGTGTTCGCCTATCAATGAGTCATACTTCTGGGAAAATTGAAATTTTAGCAATTGAAGATGGAAAAGCTTACTTGAAGTATCATCAATCAAGAGATAATGAGTATGGAAAGTTTATGGTCCTTGACTGTCCTAAGGATGCTGCATGGTTTGATGACCTTCCTGGAAATGAACAATACTGGACACCACCTCAAAAGAAAACAGATCAAGTTGTTTCAGTTAATGAGTTACCAGATGTACCTCAAAAGAAAACGGACAAAACAGTCGTTACTTCAAAATAA